In the genome of Tetrapisispora phaffii CBS 4417 chromosome 14, complete genome, one region contains:
- the YVH1 gene encoding tyrosine protein phosphatase YVH1 (similar to Saccharomyces cerevisiae YVH1 (YIR026C); ancestral locus Anc_2.660): MSKKTPEEPDLTRILGGIYVGGISPIANHTPLHALYGITHILSIIKFQVIPEYLVRKSYTVKNIPIDDNDSTDILQYFNECNTFIDRCLFPDEEEYSPDKADFRKKPQKGAVYIHCQAGVSRSVSFVVAYLMYRYGFDLKTSLHAVKRKRPMVEPNENFMEQLKLFEELGGKYVSLDDPLYKQWKLTNSVKEDPTGNGILQDDDLFKQDEQKTLDEMTSEELAEVKLARCKKCRQQLALSTSFIKHVPPSKESSEGHFLRKSGGKRITSIQDSQTVCSHYFVEPLNWMKEELQGKQELEGKFACPNCTSKVGGYNWKGSRCSCGKWVVPAIHLQTNKVDTVSFQKKALPNVVEFQEKE; encoded by the coding sequence ATGTCTAAAAAAACTCCAGAAGAACCAGATCTAACCAGAATTTTGGGTGGTATTTATGTTGGCGGTATTTCTCCAATTGCAAACCACACTCCTTTACATGCGCTATATGGGATCACTCATATTTTATCCATTATAAAGTTCCAAGTGATTCCTGAATATCTAGTAAGAAAGAGTTACACTGTGAAAAATATTCCTATAGATGATAATGATTCTACAGACATcttacaatattttaacgAATGTAATACTTTTATTGATCGTTGTTTGTTTCCAGATGAGGAAGAATATTCTCCAGATAAAGCAGACTTCAGAAAAAAACCGCAGAAGGGTGCTGTTTATATCCACTGTCAGGCAGGTGTCTCCAGATCTGTCTCTTTCGTTGTGGCGTATTTAATGTATCGATATGGGTTTGACTTGAAGACTTCTCTACATGCTGTGAAGAGGAAAAGACCAATGGTTGAaccaaatgaaaatttcatggaacaattaaaactttttgaagaattaggAGGTAAATACGTTTCTTTAGATGATCCGCTTTATAAGCAATGGAAATTGACTAATTCTGTTAAGGAAGACCCAACTGGTAATGGTATTTTGCAGGACGATGATCTATTTAAGCAAGATGAACAGAAAACATTAGATGAAATGACTTCTGAGGAATTAGCTGAAGTTAAACTTGCAAGATGTAAGAAATGTAGACAACAATTGGCATTATCCACATCATTCATTAAACATGTACCTCCTAGCAAAGAATCATCAGAGGGACATTTCTTAAGAAAATCTGGAGGTAAAAGAATAACCAGTATTCAAGATTCGCAGACAGTTTGTTCCCATTATTTTGTAGAGCCATTGAATTGGatgaaagaagaattaCAAGGCAAACAAGAACTTGAAGGTAAATTTGCATGTCCTAACTGTACTAGTAAAGTTGGTGGTTATAATTGGAAGGGTTCAAGATGTAGTTGTGGTAAATGGGTCGTTCCAGCTATTCATTTACAGACAAATAAAGTTGACACTGTTTCATTTCAAAAGAAGGCTTTGCCGAATGTTGTTGAATTCCAAGAGAAAGAATAG
- the RAM2 gene encoding bifunctional protein farnesyltransferase/protein geranylgeranyltransferase (similar to Saccharomyces cerevisiae RAM2 (YKL019W); ancestral locus Anc_2.661), whose amino-acid sequence MMSEFDVSLYSDIEPLPIETGLDNELCQIMYTDEYKQVIGIARRLISNGEFSERALDLTSCVIDLSPAFYTIWNYRFNIVTALMAVSGDIEAFLNKELDWLDEVTLNNPKNYQIWSYRQALLEVHPNASLKRELPVLEMMIDEDTKNYHVWSYRKWCVQKFNDFTNEFQFADSLIEKDIYNNSAWTHRMFVLKNLTSNKNEDNWNEQLKKETIDFEIEYAKQKITLCPQNVSSWNYLRGILDKYFDEDYTINGIDEFAIQYIDNIFEKNESELTETNSTNLPQLKSSYALQFVADGYSRIPDKKNMAIKAYKSLSIKYDPIRRGLWNHMISKLSA is encoded by the coding sequence ATGATGTCAGAATTTGATGTTAGTTTGTATAGCGACATTGAACCACTGCCAATCGAAACAGGCTTGGACAATGAGCTTTGTCAAATCATGTACACTGATGAGTACAAACAGGTTATAGGGATTGCTAGACGGTTGATAAGCAATGGGGAATTCTCTGAGAGAGCACTAGACTTAACTTCTTGTGTGATTGATTTATCTCCTGCTTTCTACACAATCTGGAATTATCGTTTTAACATAGTCACTGCATTGATGGCAGTCAGTGGTGACATTGAAGCctttttgaataaagaGCTTGATTGGCTGGATGAGGTGACTTTAAATAATCCTaagaattatcaaatttggTCCTATAGACAAGCTCTGCTAGAGGTGCATCCAAATGCATCTTTGAAACGAGAATTGCCAGTATTAGAGATGATGATAGATGAAGATACAAAGAATTACCATGTTTGGTCTTATAGAAAATGGTGTgttcaaaaattcaatgatTTTACTAATGAATTCCAGTTTGCCGATAGTCTAATAGAAAAAGACATTTATAACAATAGTGCATGGACGCATAGAATGtttgttttgaaaaatctaaCATCAAATAAGAATGAAGACAACTGGAACGAACAGttaaagaaagaaacaatcgattttgaaattgaatatgctaaacaaaaaattacaCTATGTCCACAGAACGTAAGCAGTTGGAACTACTTAAGGGGGATACTTGATAAATACTTTGATGAAGATTACACAATAAACGGCATAGATGAATTTGCCATTCAGTATATAGATAATATCTTCGAGAAAAACGAATCTGAACTTACTGAAACTAATTCTACCAACTTACCACAACTAAAGTCGTCATATGCACTCCAATTTGTTGCTGATGGCTATTCAAGGATCCCAGACAAAAAAAACATGGCAATCAAGGCATACAAATCTTTATCAATCAAGTATGATCCAATAAGAAGAGGCTTATGGAACCATATGATATCCAAACTGTCAGCTtga
- the MAK11 gene encoding Mak11p (similar to Saccharomyces cerevisiae MAK11 (YKL021C); ancestral locus Anc_2.663), with the protein MARNQFRIVVGSYEHNILCVSLDLSSATPLFTPIFHFQAHALSVKCLDISRRYLVSGSNDEHIRIYDLQKRKELGTLLAHQGSITALMFSKSRASLNEGDEKDERVVDGSSSGSRWLLSASEDNKIVVWRVKDWENFGTLKGHTARINDIDIHPSNRVAVSVSDDHSIRLWNLMTVKKAAVLKLRKYSQNGQFVRWLGNGDFFAVALLNKVLIYKTSTAKVVKEIDIEKKTIMHMEVEKLNDANGSEDEYLVVGLSEGSICFYMTKEFQEESEDKVAPAFVLLGHTNRVKDFKFYANEFGKYLVSIGSDGKIVVWDLKLTGKDTERQQVAIFDSGERLNCLALCDESVEKYETMKKRSNSEMELGEQSEVESDMEDLKKAMFGEKQKKSKKANKKAKKKKVTVHLE; encoded by the coding sequence atgGCAAGAAATCAGTTTAGAATTGTTGTTGGTTCTTATGAACACAATATTTTATGTGTCTCTTTGGATTTGTCCTCAGCTACTCCATTGTTTACTCCTATTTTCCATTTCCAAGCTCATGCATTGAGTGTCAAATGTTTGGATATTTCGAGAAGATATTTGGTCTCAGGCTCTAATGATGAGCATATTAGAATTTATGATCTTCAAAAGAGAAAAGAGTTAGGTACTCTGTTAGCGCACCAGGGCTCGATTACTGCATTGATGTTTTCGAAGAGTAGAGCCTCACTGAATGAAGGTGACGAGAAAGATGAACGTGTTGTTGACGGTAGCAGTAGTGGTAGCAGATGGTTGTTGTCCGCTTCTGAAGATAACAAGATTGTGGTATGGAGAGTAAAAGATTGGGAGAATTTTGGTACTTTGAAGGGTCATACAGCAAGAATCAATGATATAGACATACATCCTTCCAACAGAGTTGCAGTGAGTGTTAGTGATGATCATTCTATTCGTTTATGGAATTTGATGACCGTGAAGAAAGCTGCTGTTCTTAAATTAAGAAAGTATTCTCAAAATGGTCAATTCGTAAGGTGGTTAGGCAACGGTGATTTCTTTGCGGTGGCGTTACTAAACAAAGTATTGATCTATAAGACATCAACTGCAAAGGTTGTGAAGGAGATTGATATTGAGAAAAAGACAATAATGCATATGgaagttgaaaaattaaacgATGCTAATGGCAGTGAAGATGAATATTTAGTGGTCGGTTTAAGCGAAGGTAGTATATGTTTCTACATGACAAAAGAATTCCAAGAGGAGTCTGAAGATAAAGTAGCTCCTGCATTCGTATTATTAGGCCATACAAATCGTGTgaaagattttaaattttatgcAAATGAGTTTGGGAAATATCTTGTATCGATTGGTTCTGATGGTAAGATTGTGGTTTGGGATTTGAAATTGACAGGAAAGGACACTGAAAGACAACAAGTCGCTATTTTTGACAGTGGTGAAAGATTGAATTGTTTGGCACTTTGCGACGAATCTGTTGAGAAATACGAAACAATGAAGAAGAGATCTAATTCAGAAATGGAATTAGGTGAACAAAGTGAAGTTGAAAGTGACATGgaagatttaaagaaaGCTATGTTCGGTGAGAAGCAAAAGAAAAGTAAGAAAGCTAATAAGAAGGccaagaagaagaaggtCACAGTGCACTTGGAATAG
- the LYS1 gene encoding saccharopine dehydrogenase (NAD+, L-lysine-forming) (similar to Saccharomyces cerevisiae LYS1 (YIR034C); ancestral locus Anc_2.664), whose product MSVTLHLRAETKPLEARAALTPTTVKHLIKKGFKIYVEDSPQSTFGIDEYKKSGAHIVPAGSWIEAPRDRIIIGLKEMPEEDRFPLVHQHIQFAHCYKNQAGWENVLKRFINGQGILYDLEFLENDQGRRVAAFGFYAGFAGAAIGLKDWCFKILNSVDEDLGPIVPYPNESSLIKDLKNYYTRAVKKNNGVAPKILIIGALGRCGSGAIDFLKKIGVPDRNIIKWDMNETKKGGPFKEIVDSDIFINCIYLSKPIPPFVNDKILNNPHRKLTTVVDVSADTTNPHNPIPIYNIATVFNKPTVTVPTTQGPKLSVVSIDHLPSLLPREASEAFSHDLLPSLELLPQQHVAPVWTRAYQLFKIHSARAYRESKL is encoded by the coding sequence ATGTCCGTTACATTACATTTAAGAGCTGAAACTAAACCATTGGAGGCGAGAGCTGCTTTGACGCCAACCACTGTGAAACATTTAATCAAAAAAGGGTTTAAGATCTATGTGGAAGATTCACCGCAATCAACATTTGGTATCGATGAATATAAGAAAAGTGGTGCTCACATTGTACCTGCTGGTTCTTGGATTGAAGCTCCAAGAGatagaattattattgGATTGAAAGAAATGCCAGAAGAAGATAGATTCCCTCTTGTTCATCAGCATATTCAATTTGCTCATTGTTACAAAAATCAAGCGGGTTGGGAAAATGTTTTGAAAAGATTTATAAATGGACAAGGTATACTTTATGATTTAgaatttttagaaaatgatcAAGGCCGTAGAGTAGCTGCATTTGGATTTTATGCAGGGTTTGCAGGGGCTGCCATTGGCTTAAAAGATTGGTGTTTTAAGATATTGAATTCTGTTGATGAAGATCTAGGACCAATTGTTCCATATCCAAATGAATCTTCTCTAATCAAagatttgaagaattattacaCTAGAGCAgttaagaaaaataatggaGTGGCtccaaaaattttaattattggtGCATTAGGCAGGTGTGGCTCAGGTGCAATTGATTTCTTGAAGAAAATTGGTGTTCCAGATAGAAATATAATCAAATGGGATATGAATGAAACTAAAAAAGGTGGTCCTTTCAAAGAAATTGTAGATTCTGATATCTTCATAAATtgcatatatttatcaaaaccAATTCCTCCCTTTgtaaatgataaaatacTGAACAATCCACATAGAAAATTAACTACTGTAGTTGATGTTTCTGCAGACACTACAAATCCACATAATCCAATCccaatttataatattgcTACAGTATTTAACAAACCAACAGTTACAGTGCCTACTACCCAAGGTCCAAAACTATCTGTTGTTTCTATCGATCACTTGCCTTCTCTATTACCGAGAGAGGCATCCGAAGCCTTCTCACATGATCTATTGCCATCTTTGGAGTTACTACCACAGCAACACGTTGCCCCAGTGTGGACTAGAGCttatcaattatttaaaatccATTCAGCTAGAGCATACAGAGAATCCAAATTATAA
- the CDC16 gene encoding anaphase promoting complex subunit CDC16 (similar to Saccharomyces cerevisiae CDC16 (YKL022C); ancestral locus Anc_2.665) codes for MSNAEVPEQFNSTITFSPFATRTATVPSNNNINNGNNARRVSQFTDVTSPYQSLVANSPLIQKNSMGTDPNKGKNNNGNTNYLNTPYHHFSNQSSHNGNTNNGNGNSNGSARVLESNRKTSFFNSNVPSTLRKVSLQRELNSNSNSNVRSRSTTKYEIDRFSNTKNDMNANEPDNAKLSSTQKNIGEDIGMNEDRNINNNNDTNELEIIGKRKITEIDIASLNSIEKLRLWRHDSLMQHNYRTAEFVGNIIYNITNDPNDAFWLAQVHFATSSYSRVVELLSNNNLDSTSLICKYLTALSLIKLQKFDNALDIIGEVNPFASAEIESESDDDTNIDKNNKINNSSKYNKNSNHTNSTNNNTNINSKYNDGGIKLESSLCYLRGKIFLAQNSFNKAKNSFKEAILVDIKNFEAFEELTSKSLLSPNEEIELIQDLDFSLLDENNDMIKNLYILRLSTNNSLTQNQLNIIKNSQNILIENYYNFENDKNLINSKIQSFYQTFKFNECLELCELFLLKDEFNLDVLPTYIACLYELHCKNKLFQLSHKLAENIPKNSITWFAVGTYYLSVNKIIEARKYFSKSSIIDPTFAPAWLAFSHTFSMEGEHDQAISAYSTASRFFMGTHLPNLYLGMQYMLLNTLSLAEEYFILAYDVSPNDPLLLNEMGVLFYRRNDYTKSKRYLKKALEFIKDLEPSSKIVISIQTNLSNTFRKLDEYDMAIRCLKNILEVSGKDANIYCLLGFLYLKVKKLPKAIEYLHQSLSLKPINSIAENILKHALELNVLKTLDSDHPLITNSSIQSNNNFLNRLNDISKVSMSNMDVTNKKRITPSITTTDTIKKHKTESLLYHKDHDEMELE; via the coding sequence atgtcGAATGCAGAGGTTCCTGAACAATTCAATTCCACAATCACTTTTTCTCCATTTGCTACAAGAACAGCTACAGTTCCTagcaataataatattaataatggtaataatgCAAGAAGGGTTAGTCAGTTTACAGATGTCACTAGTCCATACCAGTCTCTTGTCGCAAATAGTCCTTTgatacaaaaaaattcaatggGCACAGATCCAAACAAGGGTAAGAACAATAATGGTAATACAAATTATCTGAATACAccatatcatcatttttctAATCAAAGCAGTCATAATGGTAATACTAATAACGGTAATGGCAATAGCAATGGTAGTGCCAGAGTTTTGGAATCTAATAGAAAAacttcttttttcaattctaaTGTTCCTTCAACTTTAAGAAAAGTCAGTTTACAAAGagaattaaattcaaattcaaattcaaatgtGCGATCGAGAAGTACAACAAAGTATGAAATAGATAGATTttcaaatacaaaaaatgatatgAATGCAAATGAACCTGATAATGCAAAATTAAGTTCTACTCAAAAGAATATTGGCGAAGATATAGGAATGAATGAAGatagaaatataaataataataatgatacaaATGAACttgaaattattggaaaaagaaaaataacaGAAATCGATATAGcatcattaaattcaatcGAAAAATTAAGATTATGGAGACATGATTCATTAATGCAACACAATTATAGAACTGCTGAATTTGTaggaaatattatatataatattacaaatgATCCAAATGATGCCTTTTGGTTAGCACAAGTCCATTTTGCCACGTCATCATATAGCAGGGTCGTGGAACTTTTATCGAACAACAATTTAGATTCTACAAGTTTgatttgtaaatatttaactGCTTTATCATTGAtcaaattacaaaaatttgataatgcTTTGGATATTATTGGAGAAGTTAATCCTTTTGCTAGTGCGGAAATTGAATCCGAAAGTGATGATGACACAAATATAGACAAgaacaataaaattaataatagttcTAAATATAACAAGAACTCTAATCATAcaaattcaacaaataataatacgaatattaattcaaaGTATAATGATGGTGGTATTAAATTAGAGTCATCTTTGTGTTATTTGAGaggtaaaatatttttagcacaaaatagttttaataaagctaaaaattcttttaaagaaGCAATCCTAgtagatattaaaaattttgaagcttttgaagaattaacTTCAAAAAGTTTATTGTCACCAAACGAAGAAATAGAATTAATACAAGATTTGGATTTCTCACTAttagatgaaaataatgatatgaTAAAAAATCTATACATTTTAAGATTGTCAACTAATAATTCCTTGActcaaaatcaattaaatataattaaaaattcacaaaatattttaattgaaaattattataactttgaaaatgataaaaatttaattaattcaaagaTTCAATCATTTTATCAgacttttaaatttaatgagTGTTTAGAATTATGCGAATTGTTCttattaaaagatgaatttaatttgGATGTTTTACCAACTTACATTGCATGTCTTTATGAATTACattgtaaaaataaattatttcaattgtCACATAAATTGGCTGAAAATATAcctaaaaattcaattacatGGTTTGCCGTTGGTACTTATTACTTATctgttaataaaattattgaagccagaaaatatttttcgaAATCGTCGATCATAGATCCTACTTTTGCACCAGCATGGTTAGCATTCTCTCACACTTTTTCAATGGAAGGTGAACATGATCAAGCTATATCTGCTTACTCGACTGCATCAAGATTTTTCATGGGAACTCATTTGCCCAATTTGTATCTGGGAATGCAATATATGTTATTGAATACCTTGTCATTAGcagaagaatattttattttggcATACGATGTCTCTCCAAACGATCCACTCTTATTGAACGAAATGGGTGTTTTGTTTTATAGAAGAAATGATTACACGAAGTCAAAAagatatttgaaaaaagcTTTGGAATTTATAAAAGACTTAGAACCGTCGTCAAAAATTGTAATTTCAATACAAACAAACTTATCAAATACTTTTCGAAAATTAGATGAATATGACATGGCAATCAGatgtttaaaaaatattttagaagTTTCAGGAAAGGATGCAAAcatatattgtttattaggatttttatatttgaaagtcaaaaaattaccaaaagcaattgaatatttacatCAATCATTATCTCTTAAGCCGATAAATTCAATCGCAgagaatatattaaaacatGCATTAGAATTAAACGTTTTGAAAACCTTAGACTCTGATCATCCATTGATCACAAATTCAAGCATCCAATCTAACAATAATTTTCTAAACAGGCTGAATGATATATCAAAAGTTAGTATGAGCAATATGGATGTGACtaataagaaaagaattACGCCTTCCATTACAACTACAgatacaattaaaaaacataaaacaGAGAGCCTTCTATACCATAAAGACCATGACGAAATGGAATtagaataa
- the TPHA0N01880 gene encoding uncharacterized protein (similar to Saccharomyces cerevisiae YKL023W; ancestral locus Anc_2.666), whose translation MIDCCFNLNRDPIRVPDLYNCCFKSFFWLGWLMNESDLLDFLLDKIVLDDEVHGIENIDDRITNGTSVSRNGEAVSSSRKEKQEEKITIEMNSRRRAQLRNYKMMDPDVMQNVENLILNTCRNRGKKTSKGKNARIKSESQLKKEEKKVDVKKNTTVFKFKFDEDEIDNSIIKETEKEKQQDKKSKRARRLLKKIEEDSISSKRETNSKNSNIESKTTKELRKKIDSDSTKNTRPESKKKERSETKAQKSSETKIKVKTEPNNEVDLTSNESKPDTTIEKKTRATRKSRKAKKIIQGKDQQSKITKGDSEDEMNRKIAEAFDAYAASNGSD comes from the coding sequence ATGATAGATTGttgttttaatttgaatagAGACCCCATTAGAGTACCAGATTTATACAATTGttgttttaaatcttttttttggttAGGTTGGTTAATGAATGAAAGTGATCTGTTAGACTTCTTGCTGGACAAGATTGTGCTGGATGATGAAGTGCACGGTATTGAAAACATAGATGATCGTATAACGAATGGAACTAGTGTTTCAAGAAATGGGGAAGCTGTTTCTTCTAGTAGAAAAGAAAAGCAGGAAGAAAAGATAACGATAGAGATGAATTCTCGTCGTAGAGCCCAGCTACgtaattataaaatgatGGATCCTGATGTAATGCAAAATGTAGAAAATCTAATTCTAAACACATGTAGAAATAGAGGGAAGAAGACTTCCAAGGGTAAGAATGCCAGAATCAAATCGGAATCGCAATTGAAGAAGGAGGAAAAGAAAGTTGAtgtaaaaaaaaatacaacggtctttaaatttaagtttgatgaagatgaaattgataattctATAATAAAGGAAACagagaaagaaaaacagcaagataaaaaatctaaaaGAGCTCGTAGACTtcttaaaaaaatagaagaaGATTCTATATCGAGCAAAAGAGAAACTAATTccaaaaattcaaatattgagtcaaaaacaacaaaagaGCTTAGAAAGAAAATAGATTCAGATAGTACAAAAAATACAAGACCTGAAAGTAAGAAGAAGGAAAGATCAGAAACTAAAGCCCAAAAATCATCAGAAACTAAAATAAAGGTAAAAACAGAGCCAAACAATGAAGTAGATCTTACCTCTAATGAGAGCAAGCCAGACACTACAatagaaaagaaaacaagAGCAACAAGAAAAAGTAGAAAGGCcaagaaaataatacaagGAAAAGATCAACAATCGAAAATAACAAAAGGTGATTCTGAGGATGAAATGAACAGAAAGATAGCAGAGGCATTTGATGCTTACGCTGCAAGCAACGGTTCTGATTAA
- the TPHA0N01890 gene encoding uncharacterized protein (similar to Saccharomyces cerevisiae URA6 (YKL024C); ancestral locus Anc_2.667), whose translation MLVFRSVKTFNLKPFNKDSNRIIQFKSIRSITHYNNRFKKSNKSKSTTETVKKDKNNNIVKDPKHNGKILGILGILAIGTTFLSISYQKNQPIPFLEGPCLYKMPLFNENEVTVIFVLGGPGVGKGTQCAKLVDRYGFVHLSAGDLLRAEQNRDGSEFGPLIKQCITEGLIVPQEVTVALLKNAIQANLDNGKSNFLVDGFPRKMDQAITFEESLVPSKFTLFFTCSEAVMLERLLERGKTSGRIDDNIESIKKRFKTFEETSMPVVEYFEKQGKVSKVNCETTVDEVFSAVEAVLKSRNITK comes from the exons ATGTTGGTATTTAGATCTGTGAAAacttttaatttgaaaCCATTCAATAAGGACTCTAATCGGATCATCCAATTTAAATCCATTCGTTCCATAACtcattataataatagattTAAAAAGTCAAATAAATCGAAGAGTACTACTGAAACAGTTAAGAaggataaaaataataatattgttaaagaTCCTAAACATAACGGTAAAATATTGGGCATATTAGGAATTTTAGCAATAGGCACAACTTTCTTAAGTATTtcatatcaaaaaaatcaacCAATTCCATTTTTAGAAGGTCCTT GTTTATACAAAATGCCTctttttaatgaaaatgaagttACTGTGATCTTCGTATTAGGAGGTCCAGGTGTCGGTAAAGGTACACAATGTGCAAAATTAGTAGATCGTTATGGATTTGTTCATTTATCTGCCGGTGATTTATTAAGGGCTGAACAAAACCGTGACGGTTCTGAATTTGGTCCTTTAATTAAGCAGTGCATTACTGAAGGTCTGATTGTTCCTCAAGAAGTCACTGTTGCATTATTAAAGAATGCTATTCAGGCTAATTTGGATAACGGAAAATCTAACTTCTTAGTTGATGGTTTCCCAAGAAAAATGGACCAAGCAATCACTTTCGAAGAATCTTTAGTTCCAAGCAAATTCACGTTATTCTTTACATGTTCGGAAGCCGTCATGTTGGAAAGATTGTTGGAACGTGGTAAAACGAGTGGTAGAATCGATGACAACATTGAATCTATTAAGAAAAGATTCAAAActtttgaagaaacaaGCATGCCAGTagttgaatattttgaaaaacaaGGGAAAGTGTCCAAGGTCAACTGTGAAACTACTGTAGATGAAGTTTTCAGTGCTGTTGAAGCTGTCTTGAAATCCAgaaatattacaaaataa
- the TPHA0N01900 gene encoding SDR family oxidoreductase (similar to Saccharomyces cerevisiae YIR035C; ancestral locus Anc_2.668), which yields MVKVVIVTGASRGIGRSIVDQVLKASDDAVVCGVARSEAPLKEIKSQYGDRFDYTVGDITDAAVLNNLVKIAIDKYGKIDSVIANAGVLDPVQNINEIKVDEWKKLYNINFFSIVELVSITLPYLKKGSGEIVFVSSDASDTYFNSWGAYGSSKAALNHFAMTIAAEEPSVKAVSIAPGIVDTNMQVSIRENFGPQCMSAEATKMFTDLHKDGKLVHSDYPASVYAKLAVFGIPEAVNGKYLSYDDAILKDFQLK from the coding sequence ATGGTTAAGGTTGTTATTGTGACAGGTGCTTCCAGGGGTATTGGTAGATCTATTGTCGATCAAGTTTTGAAAGCTAGTGATGATGCCGTTGTTTGTGGTGTAGCTAGATCTGAGGCTCCATTAAAGGAAATTAAATCCCAATATGGGGACAGATTCGATTACACTGTCGGTGATATAACTGACGCTGCTGTTTTAAACAACTTAGTTAAAATTGctattgataaatatggCAAGATCGACTCTGTTATCGCAAATGCTGGTGTTTTGGATCCTgttcaaaatatcaatgaaattaaagtCGATGAATGgaaaaaattatacaatatcaatttcttcagtATTGTTGAACTGGTTTCAATTACTTTACCATACTTAAAAAAAGGTTCTGGTGAAATTGTCTTTGTCAGCTCTGATGCAAGTGATACATATTTCAACTCATGGGGTGCCTACGGTTCATCAAAGGCTGCTTTAAACCATTTTGCTATGACTATTGCTGCTGAAGAACCTAGTGTTAAAGCTGTATCAATTGCTCCAGGTATCGTCGACACTAACATGCAAGTAAGCATCAGAGAAAATTTTGGTCCTCAGTGTATGTCTGCTGAAGCTACAAAAATGTTTACGGACCTTCACAAAGATGGCAAATTGGTCCATAGTGACTATCCAGCTTCTGTTTACGCTAAGTTAGCTGTATTTGGCATTCCAGAAGCTGTTAatggtaaatatttaagTTATGATGATGCAATCTTAAAGGACTTCCAATTGAAATAG